One Mycobacterium kubicae genomic window carries:
- a CDS encoding WXG100 family type VII secretion target gives MSDQIVYNHGAVIGFAGEVGSQAAQLMEIHGDVLNMTQALADFFQGHGATAFFDAQQQMLRGLEDLIQTVSRHAHTVHNVDEMAQACDAQMGTLFT, from the coding sequence ATGTCAGATCAAATCGTCTACAACCACGGTGCCGTCATCGGTTTTGCCGGCGAGGTCGGATCTCAGGCGGCCCAGCTGATGGAAATCCACGGCGACGTGTTGAACATGACCCAAGCGCTCGCCGACTTCTTCCAGGGACACGGCGCAACGGCATTCTTCGACGCTCAACAGCAAATGCTGCGTGGCCTCGAGGACCTTATTCAGACCGTCAGCCGGCACGCCCACACCGTCCACAACGTGGACGAAATGGCCCAGGCGTGCGACGCGCAGATGGGCACCTTGTTCACCTAA
- a CDS encoding WXG100 family type VII secretion target, protein MANATVVTPELLRSTQQRIETRLQEAAAIANQYLGGHENIISATGWAGDAGSTSLNTAGQIHHDLQQIMTGGQRLAHGLGQAAVLMENHEADASHNLNGVFGGGTQSV, encoded by the coding sequence ATGGCAAACGCGACCGTTGTTACTCCGGAACTGCTGCGAAGCACCCAGCAACGCATAGAAACGCGGCTACAAGAGGCCGCCGCAATCGCGAACCAGTACCTGGGTGGCCACGAGAACATCATCAGCGCCACCGGATGGGCCGGTGATGCCGGATCCACGTCGCTCAACACGGCGGGGCAGATCCACCACGACCTGCAGCAGATCATGACAGGCGGTCAGCGGCTGGCGCACGGACTCGGCCAGGCCGCGGTTCTGATGGAAAACCACGAAGCCGACGCTTCTCACAACCTCAACGGCGTGTTCGGCGGCGGCACCCAGTCCGTCTGA
- a CDS encoding pullulanase, which yields MEYCLGGDDGIAHIWNRPPDLDLDGDGRPDAVGLDLDGDGIRDDALSDVDGDGIADHAILDADNDGRPESFFTDDGAGTWSVAVDRAGQLRWFGLDGVEHTGGPLVDFDGHGPPDDRLIDTDGDGLADRVLCTGDEGASGYVDTDGDGRWNVRLTDTDGDGTADGATAL from the coding sequence GTGGAGTACTGCCTGGGCGGCGACGACGGCATCGCGCACATCTGGAATCGGCCGCCCGATCTCGACTTGGACGGTGACGGCCGTCCCGATGCGGTCGGGCTGGACCTCGACGGCGACGGCATCCGCGACGACGCGCTAAGTGACGTCGACGGCGACGGGATCGCTGACCACGCGATCCTTGACGCCGACAACGACGGCCGCCCCGAGAGCTTCTTCACCGACGACGGAGCGGGAACGTGGTCGGTGGCCGTGGACCGTGCCGGCCAGCTGCGCTGGTTCGGCTTGGACGGTGTCGAACACACCGGCGGCCCCTTGGTCGATTTCGACGGGCACGGCCCACCCGATGACCGGCTGATCGACACTGACGGGGACGGCCTGGCAGATCGGGTGCTGTGCACGGGCGACGAAGGCGCGAGCGGTTACGTCGACACCGACGGCGACGGGCGCTGGAACGTGCGGCTGACCGACACCGACGGTGACGGCACCGCCGACGGCGCCACTGCGTTGTGA
- a CDS encoding CCA tRNA nucleotidyltransferase, with translation MAEPAQTADLLTAARALQKHAPVLSEVGAAFDAAGHQLYLVGGSVRDALLGRLSPDLDFTTDARPEQIQKIVRPFADALWDTGIEFGTIGAGKGEYRLEITTFRADTYDQVSRNPEVQFGDRIEDDLVRRDFTANAMAVRITPNGPGEFLDPLDGLLALRARVLDTPAAPEVSFGDDPLRMLRAARFVSQLEFQVAPRVRTAIEEMAPQLARISAERVAAELDKLLLGADPVAGIDLLVQTGMGEVVLPEVGGMRMAIDEHHQHKDVYQHSLTVLRQAIALEDEGPDLVLRWAALLHDIGKPATRKHEPNGGVSFHHHEVVGAKMVRKRMRALKYSKQMVDDVSQLVYLHLRFHGYGDGKWTDSAVRRYVTDAGPLLPRLHKLVRADCTTRNQRRAARLRANYDQLEKRIAELAAQEDLNRVRPDLDGNQIMELLNIPAGPQVGEAWRFLKELRLDRGPLSNEEATAELLKWWKERGNA, from the coding sequence GTGGCCGAACCCGCCCAGACCGCCGATCTGCTGACCGCCGCGCGCGCGTTGCAAAAGCACGCGCCCGTGCTCAGCGAAGTCGGCGCGGCGTTCGACGCCGCTGGCCACCAGCTCTATCTGGTCGGCGGGTCGGTGCGCGACGCATTGCTCGGCCGGCTGAGCCCCGACCTGGACTTCACCACCGACGCCCGGCCCGAGCAGATCCAGAAGATCGTGCGGCCGTTCGCCGACGCGTTGTGGGACACCGGCATCGAGTTCGGCACCATCGGCGCCGGCAAAGGCGAATACCGCCTGGAGATCACCACCTTCCGCGCCGACACCTACGACCAGGTGTCGCGCAATCCCGAAGTCCAGTTCGGCGACCGCATCGAGGACGACCTGGTGCGCCGCGACTTCACCGCCAACGCGATGGCCGTGCGGATCACCCCGAACGGGCCGGGGGAATTCCTCGATCCGCTCGACGGCCTGCTGGCCTTGCGGGCCCGGGTGCTGGACACCCCCGCCGCGCCGGAGGTGTCCTTCGGCGACGACCCGCTGCGCATGCTGCGCGCGGCGCGGTTCGTCTCCCAACTCGAATTTCAGGTCGCGCCACGGGTCCGGACGGCGATCGAGGAGATGGCCCCGCAGCTGGCCCGCATCAGCGCCGAACGGGTCGCCGCCGAGCTGGACAAGCTGCTGCTGGGGGCCGACCCGGTCGCCGGCATCGACCTGCTGGTGCAGACCGGGATGGGCGAAGTGGTGCTGCCCGAGGTCGGCGGCATGCGCATGGCCATCGACGAACACCATCAGCACAAGGACGTCTACCAGCACTCGCTGACCGTGCTGCGCCAGGCGATCGCGCTCGAGGACGAGGGTCCCGATCTGGTGCTGCGCTGGGCGGCGCTGCTGCACGACATCGGCAAGCCCGCCACCCGTAAACACGAACCCAACGGCGGGGTGAGCTTCCACCACCACGAGGTGGTCGGCGCCAAAATGGTGCGCAAGCGGATGCGGGCGCTGAAGTACTCCAAGCAGATGGTCGACGACGTCTCCCAGCTGGTGTATCTGCACCTGCGGTTCCACGGCTACGGCGACGGCAAGTGGACCGATTCGGCGGTGCGCCGCTACGTCACCGACGCCGGGCCGCTGCTGCCCCGGCTGCACAAGCTGGTGCGCGCCGACTGCACCACCCGCAACCAGCGCCGCGCGGCGCGGCTGCGCGCCAACTACGACCAGCTCGAAAAGCGGATCGCCGAACTGGCCGCCCAAGAGGACCTGAACCGGGTGCGCCCGGACCTGGACGGCAACCAGATCATGGAGCTGCTCAACATCCCGGCGGGCCCGCAGGTGGGGGAGGCGTGGCGCTTCCTCAAAGAACTGCGGCTGGACCGTGGGCCGCTGTCCAATGAAGAGGCGACGGCGGAGTTGCTCAAGTGGTGGAAAGAACGCGGGAACGCCTGA
- a CDS encoding NUDIX hydrolase → MSDGEQAKPRRRRGRRRGRGGASSAENNTDGHATKDATPTPATAKARRPRPRRRGSDKMRTVHETSAGGLVIDGIDGPRDEQVAALIGRIDRRGRMLWSLPKGHIEQGETAEQTAIREVAEETGIRGSVLAALGRIDYWFVTDGRRVHKTVHHYLMRFSGGELSDEDLEVAEVAWVPIRDLPSRLAYADERKLAEVADELIDKLQSDGPAALPPLPPSAPRRRPQTHSRAARHADGAGRQNGHGPKP, encoded by the coding sequence GTGTCCGACGGCGAACAAGCCAAACCACGTCGACGCCGGGGCCGGCGCCGCGGTCGTGGCGGCGCTAGTTCAGCCGAAAATAATACGGACGGCCACGCGACCAAAGACGCCACCCCGACTCCCGCGACCGCCAAGGCACGCCGCCCTCGCCCCCGCCGTCGCGGATCCGACAAAATGCGTACTGTGCACGAAACCTCCGCCGGCGGGCTGGTCATCGACGGGATCGACGGCCCCCGCGACGAACAGGTCGCTGCCCTCATCGGACGCATCGACCGGCGCGGACGCATGCTGTGGTCGCTGCCCAAAGGGCACATTGAGCAGGGCGAAACCGCAGAACAAACCGCCATCCGTGAGGTCGCCGAAGAAACAGGAATCCGGGGCAGCGTGCTGGCCGCACTCGGACGCATCGACTACTGGTTCGTCACCGACGGCCGTCGCGTACACAAGACCGTGCACCACTATCTAATGCGCTTCTCCGGCGGCGAGCTGTCCGACGAGGACCTCGAAGTCGCCGAGGTGGCCTGGGTGCCGATCCGCGATCTGCCGTCCCGCCTGGCCTACGCCGACGAACGCAAACTGGCCGAAGTGGCCGACGAACTGATCGACAAGCTGCAAAGCGACGGCCCCGCCGCGCTGCCCCCGTTACCCCCGAGCGCGCCGCGCCGCCGCCCGCAGACCCACTCGCGCGCCGCCCGACACGCCGACGGCGCGGGACGGCAGAACGGGCACGGTCCCAAGCCGTGA